In one Gammaproteobacteria bacterium genomic region, the following are encoded:
- a CDS encoding ABC transporter permease encodes MYAITPADIAIAFIPVVVTLLIIFYWSTSIKNAAVAILRMLLQLMLIGYTLEFIFHANNQWIIIAVLSFMLLAASWIALGALPVKRSTLLGCSLTAIAVGGIFNLVLISQGVLHAEPWYQPAILIPLAGMIFSNSMNSVSLAGERLYSELGHHNDYARARSTAFQAALIPITNSLLAVGLVSLPGMMTGQILAGTSPLIAARYQIIVMCMIFSSAGISAALFLWLIRSQCKQQSAATGVDTCG; translated from the coding sequence GTGTATGCAATAACACCGGCCGATATAGCGATCGCATTCATCCCGGTGGTCGTTACCCTGCTCATTATTTTTTACTGGTCAACCAGTATTAAAAACGCAGCCGTGGCGATCCTGCGTATGCTGCTGCAGCTCATGCTGATTGGTTACACACTGGAGTTTATCTTCCACGCCAATAATCAATGGATCATCATCGCTGTATTGAGCTTCATGCTACTCGCGGCAAGCTGGATCGCACTGGGGGCACTACCGGTTAAGCGCTCGACACTACTCGGGTGTAGCCTGACGGCGATCGCCGTGGGCGGCATCTTTAACCTCGTACTGATTAGCCAGGGCGTTCTACACGCCGAGCCCTGGTATCAGCCGGCCATATTGATCCCGCTTGCCGGAATGATTTTCTCCAATTCCATGAACAGCGTCAGCCTCGCCGGTGAACGCCTTTACAGCGAGCTGGGTCATCATAATGACTATGCGCGGGCCCGCAGCACGGCATTCCAGGCGGCGCTAATTCCGATCACGAATTCGCTGCTCGCGGTCGGGCTGGTATCGCTGCCCGGTATGATGACCGGCCAGATCCTGGCCGGTACCTCGCCGCTGATCGCGGCGCGTTACCAGATTATCGTCATGTGCATGATTTTCAGTTCCGCCGGAATCTCTGCAGCGCTGTTCCTGTGGCTGATCCGTTCACAATGCAAGCAACAAAGCGCTGCTACCGGAGTCGATACATGTGGATAG
- a CDS encoding SRPBCC family protein, translating into MWIVIGIVVAILLAGIAYLATLEGKFNIKRSLEIEAPLDSVFATILDLKSWPEWSPWLIHEPETKIVYSENFQSENGHYSWDGKVVGAGKLTHIEINPGVSIKQQIEFLRPFKSTNQVNWAFEARNGNTLVSWEMAGRLPFLFRFMTKKMTPMIERDYDLGLAMLGGYLNAEMPHPEIEFIGFEDLEAFNYWAIPFNGNLRQLEAARRSSIETLQDTGLNQVGLALTIYNQLDPLASSYQAEIAVPVGNSTPLSNYKRHEFKGGHYYKMSLHGDLRYLPLGWYALHSHCRMHKIKLDNSRDALEIYLDDVTNITDANQFTTALYIPVN; encoded by the coding sequence ATGTGGATAGTCATTGGCATCGTCGTTGCCATCCTGCTGGCTGGAATAGCCTACCTGGCCACCCTGGAGGGTAAGTTTAACATCAAGCGGAGCCTCGAGATCGAGGCACCTCTGGATTCGGTTTTTGCCACGATCCTGGATCTCAAATCCTGGCCGGAATGGAGCCCCTGGTTGATACACGAGCCCGAGACTAAAATCGTTTACAGCGAAAATTTTCAGTCAGAGAACGGCCATTACAGCTGGGATGGCAAGGTAGTCGGCGCGGGTAAACTGACCCACATCGAAATAAATCCCGGCGTTAGCATTAAACAGCAAATTGAGTTTTTACGCCCCTTCAAGTCGACAAACCAGGTCAACTGGGCGTTTGAAGCGAGGAATGGAAATACCCTGGTCAGCTGGGAGATGGCCGGACGGTTGCCGTTCCTGTTCCGCTTCATGACCAAAAAAATGACACCCATGATCGAGCGTGATTATGATCTCGGGCTGGCGATGCTCGGCGGATACCTGAATGCCGAAATGCCACACCCCGAGATTGAATTTATCGGTTTCGAGGACCTGGAAGCGTTCAATTACTGGGCGATTCCGTTCAATGGAAATCTGCGTCAACTTGAGGCAGCGCGCCGCTCGAGTATAGAAACGCTTCAGGACACGGGGCTCAATCAAGTTGGGCTAGCATTGACGATTTATAATCAATTGGATCCACTGGCATCCAGTTACCAGGCCGAAATAGCCGTTCCGGTCGGCAACAGTACGCCCCTGTCGAACTACAAGCGGCACGAATTCAAGGGCGGGCACTATTATAAAATGTCGCTGCACGGTGACCTCAGGTACTTGCCGCTCGGGTGGTACGCGCTGCACAGTCACTGCCGCATGCATAAGATAAAGCTTGATAATTCTAGAGACGCGCTCGAAATCTATCTCGACGACGTAACAAATATAACCGACGCCAACCAGTTCACCACGGCGCTTTATATTCCGGTCAATTAA
- a CDS encoding NADPH:quinone oxidoreductase family protein, which produces MRAWNCVTWGGPSHLKLGTTPEPECGPDEVEITVKACGINFADLLLISGQFQVRPELPFVPGMEVAGRITRLGAGCEAFSLGQKAAAYVKHGGYAEKVVAPIAQVAAIPESIPLEVAAAFPVSYGSAELALDRAGLSANEVIVIGGAAGAVGTACIELAKQRGAVVIACVGDDAKEKIARACGADQIISSRSRRLYEDLREIAPDGVDVIIDPVGGIFFEETLRALGYGGRVVSLGFASGKIPSIRVNHFLVRHQSLVGSSFGLTCVKDPVRISAKWSQLSAMLEAEQIKPRISQTRPFAELPKALQMLKDRKVAGRIILS; this is translated from the coding sequence ATGCGTGCCTGGAACTGTGTTACCTGGGGTGGACCAAGCCACCTGAAACTGGGCACTACGCCCGAGCCCGAATGTGGCCCCGATGAAGTTGAAATCACGGTTAAAGCCTGCGGGATAAATTTTGCGGACCTGTTACTGATCTCCGGTCAATTCCAGGTGCGTCCTGAACTCCCTTTTGTCCCCGGCATGGAAGTCGCCGGAAGAATCACCCGGCTCGGCGCGGGCTGTGAAGCGTTTAGTCTGGGCCAAAAGGCCGCTGCCTACGTGAAACATGGTGGCTACGCCGAGAAAGTGGTAGCGCCGATAGCGCAGGTGGCTGCCATACCTGAATCGATTCCCCTAGAGGTTGCCGCCGCTTTTCCGGTTTCCTATGGTTCGGCGGAACTGGCGCTGGATCGAGCGGGGCTGAGCGCAAATGAAGTCATCGTGATTGGTGGTGCCGCAGGCGCTGTCGGGACGGCCTGCATCGAGCTGGCAAAACAGCGTGGTGCGGTTGTCATCGCCTGTGTTGGAGATGATGCAAAGGAAAAAATTGCGCGTGCCTGTGGTGCCGATCAAATTATTTCTTCCCGTTCCAGGCGCCTCTACGAAGATTTAAGAGAAATTGCGCCCGATGGCGTTGACGTGATTATCGATCCCGTTGGCGGAATCTTTTTTGAAGAAACGCTGCGCGCGCTTGGCTACGGGGGTCGGGTTGTTTCGCTGGGATTTGCATCGGGTAAAATACCCAGCATCCGCGTGAACCACTTTCTGGTCAGGCATCAAAGCCTGGTCGGCTCCTCCTTCGGGCTCACCTGCGTCAAAGACCCCGTTCGGATATCCGCTAAGTGGTCACAACTGTCTGCCATGCTCGAAGCGGAGCAGATCAAGCCAAGAATCAGTCAAACTAGGCCGTTTGCCGAGCTCCCGAAAGCCCTGCAGATGCTCAAAGACCGCAAGGTTGCAGGGCGCATTATTTTAAGCTGA
- a CDS encoding NAD(P)-dependent oxidoreductase — translation MSKQQVAFIGLGVMGYPMAGHLANAGYQTRVYNRTTAKAEQWCRDYQGDFAGTPREAAEDADFIFMCVGNDDDLRSVVYGDDGVLAGCKESAILVDHTTASANVAREVAGKSPVPFLDAPVSGGQAGAENGVLTVMIGGDQSSFDAARPVIMSYARAAELMGSVGAGQLTKMVNQICIAGLVQGLSEGLNFAQRAGLDGHKVVDVISKGAAGSWQMENRGNTMLDDEFEFGFAVDWMRKDLAICLEEAERNGAELPVTRIVNDFYGEVKAMGGGRWDTSSLIRRLTRED, via the coding sequence ATGAGCAAACAACAGGTTGCATTCATCGGTCTCGGGGTCATGGGTTATCCGATGGCAGGGCATCTCGCCAATGCCGGATATCAGACCAGGGTCTATAACCGCACGACTGCGAAAGCCGAACAATGGTGCCGGGACTACCAGGGCGATTTTGCCGGGACTCCGCGTGAAGCGGCCGAGGATGCTGATTTTATCTTCATGTGTGTCGGTAATGACGACGACCTGCGTTCAGTCGTGTATGGCGATGACGGTGTCCTGGCAGGATGCAAGGAAAGCGCGATCCTCGTCGATCACACCACGGCATCGGCCAACGTCGCGCGGGAAGTTGCCGGCAAATCACCCGTTCCTTTTCTCGACGCGCCGGTGTCGGGCGGCCAGGCAGGTGCCGAGAATGGCGTGCTGACAGTTATGATCGGTGGTGACCAGAGCAGTTTCGATGCGGCACGCCCGGTGATCATGAGTTATGCGCGCGCAGCAGAGTTGATGGGCAGCGTTGGCGCCGGCCAGCTCACCAAGATGGTGAACCAGATCTGTATTGCCGGCCTGGTGCAGGGCCTGTCCGAGGGCTTAAATTTCGCCCAGCGCGCAGGGCTCGATGGCCACAAGGTTGTCGATGTCATTTCCAAGGGTGCGGCGGGTTCCTGGCAGATGGAAAACCGCGGCAATACCATGCTCGACGACGAGTTCGAATTCGGCTTTGCGGTCGACTGGATGCGTAAAGATCTTGCTATTTGCCTGGAAGAGGCCGAACGCAATGGTGCCGAATTACCGGTGACCCGGATCGTCAACGACTTTTACGGGGAAGTGAAGGCGATGGGCGGGGGTCGTTGGGATACCTCAAGCCTGATCCGGCGATTGACACGCGAGGATTAG
- the uvrD gene encoding DNA helicase II, with amino-acid sequence MDVSHILDSLNDRQREAVSADPGPLLVLAGAGSGKTRVLTHRVAWLCEVDGLSPYSVLAVTFTNKAAAEMRARVESLLGISAAAMWVGTFHGLAHRLLRLHYEAAGLPQGFQILDSDDQLRMVKRVVRQLDLDEARWPPKQAQWFINHNKDEGLRPAHIDPGQDPIQQQLLEIYRLYQDLCERAGVVDFAELLLRVLELIRDNDDIREHYQRRFQHILVDEFQDTNAIQYAWMRLLAGTDTPVFVVGDDDQSIYGWRGARIENIHHFQKDFANTQVIRLEQNYRSTGTILKAANALIDNNRSRLGKELWTDSADGEPILFYSAYNEKDEARFVIDRIENWVAQGRSRNEIAVLYRSNAQSRQFEETLFTRGIPYRVYGGLRFFERAEIKDTLAYLRMISNPTADHAFERTVNHPPRGIGQKTIDEIRNYARQHSTSLWNASIELISSDSLTARARGALQVYVGLIRRMTSDLLELPLGDQIKTGVEMSGLDLYFKKDTTEKGQSRIENLQELVGAGKSFAYDANIEEEMSTLDAFLAHAALEAGESQADAWEDCVQLMTMHSVKGLEFPLVFLVGMEEGLFPHQRSSEEPGRMEEERRLCYVGITRAREQLVITSAEVRRLYGGESYNMLSRFVREIPGELMQEIRPRANISRPVMPTSPRIGLDRAIEDTGLFVGQKVNHARFGDGVVLNLEGQGAQSRVQVNFEAAGSKWLIASMANLQPS; translated from the coding sequence ATGGACGTATCCCATATACTCGACTCCCTGAACGACCGCCAACGCGAAGCGGTTAGCGCCGATCCGGGCCCCCTGTTAGTGCTTGCCGGGGCTGGCAGTGGCAAGACACGTGTGCTTACGCATCGCGTCGCATGGCTATGCGAAGTTGATGGATTATCCCCGTACAGCGTGCTCGCGGTTACCTTTACCAACAAGGCCGCTGCCGAGATGCGCGCCCGGGTCGAATCACTGCTCGGAATTTCTGCGGCGGCAATGTGGGTCGGCACGTTTCACGGGCTCGCGCATCGCCTGTTACGTTTGCATTACGAGGCTGCCGGCTTGCCGCAGGGATTTCAAATCCTGGATAGCGATGACCAGTTACGCATGGTCAAGCGCGTCGTCCGGCAACTCGACCTTGACGAGGCCCGCTGGCCGCCGAAGCAGGCCCAGTGGTTTATCAACCATAACAAGGATGAGGGTTTACGTCCGGCTCATATCGATCCTGGGCAGGACCCGATCCAGCAGCAGCTGTTAGAGATCTACCGTCTCTACCAGGATCTATGCGAGCGCGCTGGTGTTGTCGACTTTGCCGAGTTGTTGTTGCGGGTACTCGAACTGATTCGTGACAACGACGATATTCGCGAGCACTACCAGCGACGATTTCAGCATATCCTGGTCGATGAATTTCAGGATACCAACGCGATCCAGTACGCCTGGATGCGGCTCCTGGCGGGCACCGACACGCCGGTGTTCGTGGTTGGCGATGATGATCAGTCGATTTACGGCTGGCGCGGTGCGCGCATTGAAAACATCCACCATTTCCAGAAAGACTTTGCCAATACCCAGGTTATTCGCCTGGAACAGAATTACCGCTCCACCGGCACCATATTGAAAGCCGCGAATGCCCTGATCGATAACAATCGCTCGCGCCTTGGCAAGGAACTGTGGACCGATAGCGCCGACGGTGAGCCAATTCTGTTTTACTCGGCGTACAACGAGAAGGATGAGGCCCGTTTCGTCATCGACCGCATCGAGAACTGGGTGGCACAGGGGCGAAGCCGCAACGAAATCGCGGTGCTTTACCGTTCCAACGCCCAGTCGCGCCAGTTTGAAGAAACACTGTTTACACGCGGTATACCTTACCGGGTATATGGCGGCCTGCGATTTTTTGAACGCGCGGAAATCAAGGACACGCTTGCCTACCTGCGCATGATTTCAAATCCAACGGCAGACCACGCCTTCGAACGCACGGTTAATCATCCCCCCCGCGGTATCGGCCAGAAAACGATTGATGAAATTCGCAATTATGCACGTCAGCATTCGACTTCCCTGTGGAACGCGAGTATCGAACTGATCTCATCGGATAGTTTGACCGCGCGGGCCCGCGGTGCGCTGCAGGTCTACGTCGGTCTGATCCGCCGCATGACATCTGACCTGCTGGAGTTGCCACTCGGTGATCAGATTAAGACCGGGGTCGAGATGAGCGGTCTCGATCTGTATTTTAAAAAGGATACGACCGAGAAAGGCCAGTCGCGCATCGAGAACCTGCAGGAACTCGTCGGCGCCGGCAAGAGTTTTGCATACGATGCCAATATCGAGGAAGAAATGTCAACGCTTGATGCCTTCCTCGCGCATGCGGCACTCGAGGCTGGCGAATCCCAGGCGGATGCCTGGGAAGATTGCGTACAACTGATGACCATGCACTCGGTCAAGGGACTCGAGTTTCCACTGGTTTTCCTGGTGGGTATGGAGGAGGGGTTGTTTCCGCATCAGCGCTCCAGTGAAGAGCCGGGCCGTATGGAAGAAGAGCGACGTCTGTGTTATGTCGGTATTACCCGTGCGCGAGAGCAGCTGGTGATAACCAGTGCCGAGGTGCGCCGCCTGTACGGTGGCGAAAGCTATAACATGCTGTCCCGCTTCGTGCGCGAAATACCGGGTGAACTGATGCAGGAAATCAGGCCCAGGGCAAATATCAGTCGTCCCGTGATGCCGACTTCGCCGCGCATAGGACTGGATCGTGCGATTGAGGACACCGGTTTGTTTGTTGGTCAGAAAGTGAATCATGCCCGCTTTGGCGACGGTGTCGTACTGAATCTCGAGGGACAGGGAGCCCAGTCCAGGGTGCAGGTTAATTTTGAAGCGGCTGGCAGCAAGTGGCTGATTGCGAGTATGGCGAACCTGCAACCGTCCTGA
- a CDS encoding molybdenum cofactor biosynthesis protein MoaE: MIIRIQQEDFDIAALNRELLAERNNVGAIASFIGLVRDLENDALQQMTLEHYPGMTEKALQDIAEKAQRRWKIIDLGIIHRVGALAPADQIVLVSVLSAHRADAFEACEFIMDYLKTDAPFWKKEVSDQGVKWVESRKSDIFAQKKWDT, encoded by the coding sequence ATGATAATCCGAATCCAGCAGGAAGATTTTGACATCGCGGCGCTTAACCGGGAACTGCTGGCGGAACGCAACAATGTCGGTGCCATCGCCAGTTTCATCGGATTGGTGCGCGATCTCGAAAATGACGCTTTGCAGCAGATGACGCTTGAGCACTACCCGGGTATGACTGAAAAGGCACTGCAGGATATCGCCGAAAAGGCCCAGCGACGCTGGAAAATAATCGATCTGGGGATTATTCATCGCGTCGGCGCGTTAGCGCCGGCCGATCAGATCGTGCTGGTCTCGGTGCTGAGCGCGCATCGGGCGGATGCCTTTGAGGCCTGTGAATTTATCATGGACTATCTTAAAACCGACGCGCCCTTCTGGAAAAAAGAAGTTAGCGATCAAGGTGTGAAGTGGGTAGAATCGCGAAAAAGTGACATATTTGCACAAAAAAAGTGGGATACCTGA
- a CDS encoding molybdopterin molybdotransferase MoeA, whose product MNRCDTSPLLAYDEALEQLTRGIASSGPIIDTPLRQTLGSVLAQSIDAEIDVPGCAMSAMDGYAINTTDLAANGKTSLPLSQRIPAGAAAEPLAAGTAARIFTGAPIPDGADAVIMQEQVEADDHQISFDARPAKGSNIRPAGNDIQHGTTILSAGRRLRAQDIGLAASVGMQSLPVYAPIRVGMFLTGDELVEPGEVLGAGKIYDSNRYTLHGLLESMGCEIVDLGLVGDTLAATREAMSRASTQADLVVTTGGVSVGDEDHVRIAIEQLGELRLWRLAIKPGKPLAYGQINDTAFLGLPGNPVSVFATFCLFVCPVIQLMQGRSWHKPVALPITADFDWPKPDSRREFLRARLALDADGQTVVQVYPNQDSGVLTSTVWADGFVEIAENQTVKAGERVNYLPFAQFFS is encoded by the coding sequence ATGAACCGTTGTGACACCTCTCCGTTGCTGGCTTACGATGAAGCGCTCGAACAGCTGACCAGGGGTATTGCGTCCTCAGGCCCGATCATTGATACGCCGCTGAGGCAGACACTGGGGTCGGTACTGGCGCAGTCTATTGATGCCGAAATCGATGTGCCGGGTTGCGCGATGTCGGCGATGGATGGCTATGCAATCAATACCACCGATCTGGCAGCGAATGGTAAAACGTCTTTGCCGCTCTCGCAGCGCATCCCCGCCGGTGCAGCCGCCGAACCTCTGGCTGCGGGCACTGCCGCGCGCATCTTTACCGGTGCCCCCATACCCGATGGCGCCGATGCCGTCATCATGCAGGAACAGGTCGAGGCGGACGATCATCAAATCAGTTTCGATGCGCGCCCGGCGAAGGGCAGCAACATCCGGCCGGCCGGCAACGATATTCAGCATGGTACGACCATTCTAAGCGCAGGCCGTCGCCTCAGGGCCCAGGATATCGGGCTTGCTGCATCGGTCGGAATGCAAAGCCTGCCGGTTTATGCGCCGATCAGGGTGGGTATGTTTTTGACCGGCGACGAACTGGTGGAGCCGGGAGAGGTGCTTGGCGCGGGTAAAATATACGATTCAAATCGCTACACTTTGCACGGCCTGCTTGAATCGATGGGTTGCGAAATTGTCGACCTGGGACTGGTTGGCGATACGCTGGCGGCGACGCGGGAAGCGATGTCTCGCGCCTCGACCCAGGCTGACCTTGTGGTAACCACGGGCGGGGTCTCGGTGGGCGACGAAGATCACGTGCGGATCGCAATCGAACAGCTCGGCGAGCTACGACTTTGGCGTCTGGCGATCAAACCGGGGAAACCACTCGCCTACGGCCAGATCAACGACACTGCTTTTCTCGGTTTGCCGGGTAACCCGGTATCGGTGTTTGCAACCTTTTGCCTGTTTGTTTGCCCGGTGATTCAGCTTATGCAGGGCCGCTCCTGGCATAAGCCCGTTGCTTTGCCCATAACGGCCGACTTTGACTGGCCGAAACCTGATAGCCGGCGAGAGTTTTTACGTGCCAGGCTTGCCCTCGATGCCGATGGCCAAACCGTGGTCCAGGTTTATCCGAACCAGGATTCGGGCGTGCTGACTTCGACCGTATGGGCCGATGGCTTCGTCGAAATCGCCGAGAACCAGACGGTAAAGGCCGGGGAGCGTGTAAACTATCTGCCTTTCGCCCAGTTTTTCTCGTGA
- a CDS encoding zeta toxin family protein, protein MLDQTGFVQPGSTDLSGISNIPSADENADAWNPGIKSTLPVKYLPLSTIFRSENVFSTIESATELSDFTGLPVQQMVFFRPQRLVVHELLIRVSADIFVSDGTRYEDLGINFRDVANRILSVYIEPEMATICERHAQLDQQARAIVDQTLSESIFAQTAPVENARTGFKLSRLFGSGGKKKAPAVSETAEQRNQRFISGWDESANSTGDKLFSAVYRELARVTRAIVVKHGRLVGDKALLTTLTTGLVCNSHGSEIIGEAIAPLVSQAAEREGYPVLRPQAEPVVINVKGASASGKSTMRPLQHKHTERLGLNWQDFALISPDIWRKFLLDYDTLGPAYKYAGTLVGDEIPIVDQKLDRYIAQKAEQGRISHLLIDRFRFDSFAPGKDTEEGSNLLTRFGRTVYLTFIVTPPEATVERAWLRGLQVGRFKAVDDLLDHNVEAFKGIPALFFTWALHKDKTVYYEFLDNSVTKGSKPRTIAFGLNGELNILDFKCMLDIERYTRINIEAKDPVDVYPADDAMVPALNTGFLVKCAARIPVINFVDRVAGKIYAHMESGKISWIDPDMIKQVLKDETALAALQAMVPGFPDCLASIEQRSAISLSDEARLHTMGCLD, encoded by the coding sequence ATGCTGGACCAGACAGGATTTGTCCAACCGGGATCGACGGATTTGTCCGGGATAAGCAATATTCCCTCGGCGGATGAAAACGCGGATGCCTGGAATCCCGGTATCAAGTCAACCCTGCCCGTAAAATACTTGCCGTTGTCAACCATATTTCGGTCGGAAAACGTATTTTCAACAATCGAAAGCGCCACCGAGCTCAGCGATTTTACCGGTCTGCCAGTCCAGCAAATGGTGTTTTTCCGGCCGCAAAGACTTGTAGTACATGAATTATTGATACGTGTTTCCGCCGATATTTTTGTCTCTGATGGAACCCGATATGAAGACCTCGGAATAAATTTTCGCGATGTGGCAAACCGAATCCTGTCAGTATATATCGAGCCGGAAATGGCCACGATCTGTGAACGTCATGCGCAACTGGATCAGCAGGCTCGGGCAATAGTTGATCAAACGTTAAGCGAAAGCATATTTGCGCAAACAGCGCCGGTCGAAAATGCCCGTACCGGCTTTAAACTTTCCCGGTTATTCGGTTCTGGCGGTAAAAAGAAAGCACCAGCAGTGTCAGAAACTGCTGAACAGCGTAACCAGCGCTTTATTTCCGGCTGGGATGAAAGCGCTAACTCAACTGGCGATAAATTGTTTTCCGCGGTCTACCGTGAACTCGCCCGGGTGACGCGCGCGATTGTCGTTAAACACGGTCGTTTGGTGGGGGATAAAGCGCTGTTGACGACGCTGACCACGGGTCTGGTCTGCAATAGCCATGGCAGCGAAATAATCGGTGAAGCCATCGCACCCCTGGTGTCGCAGGCCGCGGAACGCGAGGGATATCCGGTGTTGCGCCCCCAAGCAGAGCCCGTGGTCATCAACGTCAAGGGGGCTTCGGCCTCGGGCAAGAGCACGATGCGACCACTCCAGCATAAGCATACCGAGAGGCTGGGGTTGAATTGGCAGGATTTTGCGTTAATTAGCCCGGATATCTGGCGCAAATTCCTGCTGGATTACGATACTCTGGGCCCGGCTTACAAATATGCCGGCACCCTGGTGGGTGACGAAATTCCGATTGTCGACCAGAAACTCGATCGCTATATCGCGCAAAAAGCCGAACAGGGTCGAATCTCGCACCTGCTAATCGATCGCTTTCGATTCGACAGTTTTGCGCCTGGAAAAGATACCGAGGAGGGCAGTAATTTACTGACACGCTTTGGCCGTACCGTCTACCTGACCTTTATCGTGACGCCGCCTGAGGCAACGGTTGAACGGGCCTGGTTGCGTGGCCTTCAGGTCGGACGCTTCAAGGCCGTCGACGATCTGCTCGATCACAACGTGGAAGCCTTCAAGGGCATCCCGGCCCTGTTTTTTACCTGGGCTTTGCACAAAGACAAAACTGTATATTACGAATTTCTTGACAATAGTGTTACCAAAGGGAGCAAGCCGCGCACGATTGCATTTGGATTGAACGGCGAACTGAATATTCTGGATTTCAAATGCATGCTCGATATCGAGCGGTACACCAGAATTAATATTGAGGCCAAAGATCCGGTTGACGTTTATCCTGCTGATGATGCGATGGTGCCGGCATTGAACACAGGATTCCTGGTCAAGTGCGCTGCACGAATACCCGTGATCAATTTTGTTGATCGTGTCGCCGGAAAAATATACGCCCACATGGAATCCGGCAAGATCAGCTGGATTGATCCTGATATGATTAAGCAAGTTCTGAAGGATGAAACCGCGCTCGCGGCCCTACAAGCGATGGTTCCGGGGTTCCCCGACTGTCTCGCGAGTATCGAGCAGCGATCCGCGATTTCATTGTCTGACGAAGCGCGGCTGCATACCATGGGCTGTCTGGACTAA